A part of Penaeus vannamei isolate JL-2024 chromosome 1, ASM4276789v1, whole genome shotgun sequence genomic DNA contains:
- the LOC138862730 gene encoding nematocyst expressed protein 3-like, with amino-acid sequence MPRPAPLAPERAPPLAPERAPPLAPERVPPLAPERAPPLAPERAPPLAPERVPPLAPERVPPLAPERVPPLAPERAPPLAPERAPPLAPERVPPLAPERAPPLAPERVPPLAPERAPPLAPERAPPLAPERAPPSATLNGSESARPWPPSAAAKGPSEYDITSH; translated from the coding sequence ATGCCGAGGCCCGCGCCCCTGGCTCCCGAGCGGGCCCCGCCCCTGGCTCCCGAGCGGGCCCCGCCCCTGGCTCCCGAGCGGGTCCCGCCCCTGGCTCCCGAGCGGGCCCCGCCCCTGGCTCCCGAGCGGGCCCCGCCCCTGGCTCCCGAGCGGGTCCCGCCCCTGGCTCCCGAGCGGGTCCCGCCCCTGGCTCCCGAGCGGGTCCCGCCCCTGGCTCCCGAGCGGGCCCCGCCCCTGGCTCCCGAGCGGGCCCCGCCCCTGGCTCCCGAGCGGGTCCCGCCCCTGGCTCCCGAGCGGGCCCCGCCCCTGGCTCCCGAGCGGGTCCCGCCCCTGGCTCCCGAGCGGGCCCCGCCCCTGGCTCCCGAGCGGGCCCCGCCCCTGGCTCCCGAGCGGGCCCCGCCTTCGGCCACGCTGAATGGCTCAGAAAGCGCTCGCCCGTGGCCGCCCAGCGCCGCCGCCAAAGGGCCTTCGGAATATGACATCACGTCACATTGA